Proteins found in one Chloroflexota bacterium genomic segment:
- the dtd gene encoding D-aminoacyl-tRNA deacylase has translation MRVLLQLVTRASVSIDGEEVARIGKGLVCLVGVAQGDTESDARFLAGKVVNLRIFSDEAGKFNLSLVDVNGELLAVSQFTLLADARKGRRPSFTQAALPVEAEALFNKFVELARATGLRIETGRFQKHMLVEIYNDGPVTILLDSKL, from the coding sequence ATGAGGGTATTGCTGCAGCTGGTGACCCGGGCCTCTGTTAGTATTGATGGAGAAGAAGTAGCCCGGATCGGCAAGGGACTGGTGTGCCTGGTGGGTGTAGCTCAGGGAGATACGGAAAGCGATGCACGATTCTTGGCCGGGAAGGTAGTTAACCTCCGTATATTCTCAGACGAGGCAGGCAAATTCAATCTCTCACTGGTGGATGTCAATGGAGAACTGTTAGCGGTGAGCCAATTCACACTGCTAGCTGATGCTCGCAAAGGTCGACGACCCAGCTTCACTCAGGCAGCATTGCCAGTTGAGGCTGAAGCTCTATTCAACAAGTTTGTGGAACTGGCGAGGGCTACGGGCCTAAGAATAGAGACAGGGCGATTCCAGAAGCACATGCTGGTGGAAATCTACAATGACGGCCCGGTTACCATTCTCCTCGATAGCAAGTTGTGA
- the rpoC gene encoding DNA-directed RNA polymerase subunit beta', which yields MFSADSLSGIRISLASPEQIKSWSWGEVTKPETINYRSLKPERDGLFCERIFGPTKDFECYCGKYKKVRYKGIRCDRCGVEVTLSKVRRERMGHIELAAPVAHSWFLKGIPSRIGLLLDLSPRSLERIIYFAQYIITSVDEEPKQRLIQQLQEERQQISQKEDVNVEERIRLEKEIEEEIEEIEDLRPLKLLTDGKYRELKKKHGTFFEADSGAQAILTILRKLHLEELHEALHQELISASGQRRKKAIKRLQVVEAFRRSGNKPEWMILTILPVLPPDLRPIVQLDGRRFATSDLNDLYRRVINRNNRLRRLLDVGAPEIIIHNEKRMLQEAVDSLIDNGRQRRAITGAGNRPLQSRSDVLRGKQGRFRQNLLGKRVDYSGRSVIIVGPELGLHQCGLPKRMAMELFKPFLMFRLVQQGLATNIKSAKRMVERARPEIWSILEEVVKERPVLLNRAPTLHRLGIQAFEPVLIEGSAIQLHPLVCTAFNADFDGDQMAVHVPLSRAAVMEARKSMLSIHNMILPSNGEPAVAPTLDMVLGCYYLTSLKPGGKGEGKSFGSFSEAELAYNLDIVDLGAEIEVRMHDHDQQKRIKTTVGRIIFNSIMPKEVGFINETVDKTRLKRLIADCIKLVGNVDTAIMADNIKNLGFRYATKSGTTISLNDVKVPQEKTQVLREAEKVIAQIEDQHYRGLITDEERYSGTVDQWTQATEKITDLVSQSLDRYGGVYMMATSGAKGNLSQIRQMAGMRGLMTDPSGKIIEFPIKSSFNEGLSVLEYFISTHGARKGLADTALRTSDAGYLTRRLVDIVQDVIITEKDCGTTSGIWCTESKDSFLPHLSERIVGRLAAATVTDPSDGKAIVDRNEEITEEKARQIVSAGISQVYARSPLSCQSRVGICQSCYGNDLSKGHLADEGTTVGIIAAQSIGEPGTQLTLRTFHTGGVLGLDITTGLPRVEELFESRIPKGQAILSEIDGVAEVLPTEEGYKIRITNSELYRNEYPLPPGTEPQVSDGEWVDVGTVLAKQSSTASAEEEADVSSPVPLLLAPVSGKVNIEGNNLIISYEEKEEEEYIIPFISNIKIINGSHVKAGDLLTDGHANPQDILRIKGREAMQRYLVDEIQKVYRSQGVTINDRHIEIIGRRMLQKVRVDSPGDTELLPGDLVDRFAFEDINARVVAEAGEPATAQTALLGITKAALNSDSWLAAASFQETTRVLTEAAINGKVDRLLGLKENVIIGRLIPARCLKPEDLQALQGQLTKQEEVLQIQEEMMSKPVELEGQAEPQLQAAATGDISEESN from the coding sequence TTGTTTAGTGCCGATAGCCTTAGCGGAATTCGAATCTCTCTTGCCTCACCAGAGCAGATTAAAAGCTGGTCCTGGGGTGAGGTAACAAAGCCGGAGACTATAAATTACCGTAGTCTGAAACCAGAGAGAGATGGACTTTTTTGCGAAAGGATCTTTGGCCCCACCAAGGACTTCGAATGCTACTGCGGGAAATATAAGAAGGTACGCTACAAGGGTATTCGCTGTGATCGGTGTGGCGTAGAGGTTACTCTCTCCAAGGTGCGCCGGGAGCGCATGGGTCATATAGAATTGGCCGCCCCGGTGGCTCATAGCTGGTTCCTGAAGGGGATACCGAGCAGAATAGGATTACTCCTTGACCTTTCACCACGCAGTCTAGAGCGTATCATCTATTTTGCCCAGTACATCATAACCAGTGTAGACGAAGAGCCAAAACAAAGACTGATCCAGCAACTGCAGGAAGAGCGCCAGCAGATATCCCAAAAGGAAGATGTCAATGTCGAGGAGCGGATTCGGTTAGAGAAGGAAATCGAGGAAGAGATTGAAGAGATAGAGGATTTGCGTCCTCTGAAACTGCTTACGGATGGCAAATACCGCGAACTCAAAAAGAAACACGGCACCTTCTTCGAAGCAGATTCGGGTGCTCAAGCTATCCTGACCATCCTTCGCAAGCTTCATCTGGAAGAACTCCATGAAGCCTTACATCAGGAGCTCATTTCTGCCTCAGGACAACGACGGAAGAAAGCCATTAAGAGATTACAGGTAGTTGAAGCTTTCCGTCGCAGCGGCAACAAGCCAGAATGGATGATTTTGACCATCCTCCCCGTTCTGCCCCCTGACTTACGACCCATAGTACAGCTAGATGGGAGACGATTTGCTACCAGCGATCTCAATGATCTTTATCGAAGGGTAATCAACCGGAATAATCGCCTTCGAAGGCTGTTGGACGTAGGTGCCCCCGAGATAATTATCCACAACGAAAAAAGGATGCTGCAAGAGGCAGTGGATTCTCTTATCGACAATGGGAGACAAAGAAGGGCTATTACTGGTGCAGGCAACCGACCTTTGCAGTCACGATCAGATGTGCTTCGAGGCAAACAGGGACGTTTCCGCCAGAATCTTCTGGGCAAGAGAGTCGATTATAGCGGGCGCTCAGTAATAATAGTGGGTCCTGAACTGGGGCTTCATCAGTGTGGATTGCCCAAGCGCATGGCCATGGAACTCTTCAAACCATTTCTCATGTTTCGCCTGGTACAACAGGGTCTTGCTACCAATATCAAGAGTGCGAAGAGAATGGTGGAGAGAGCAAGACCGGAAATCTGGAGTATCTTAGAAGAAGTCGTTAAAGAAAGGCCGGTTTTGCTCAACCGAGCTCCAACATTGCACCGACTTGGCATTCAGGCATTTGAGCCTGTGTTAATCGAAGGCAGTGCTATTCAACTTCATCCTCTGGTATGCACTGCCTTTAACGCGGACTTCGATGGAGACCAAATGGCTGTACATGTTCCCTTATCAAGGGCTGCAGTCATGGAGGCCAGAAAATCAATGCTCAGTATCCACAACATGATCTTGCCTAGCAACGGAGAACCTGCAGTAGCGCCAACTCTTGACATGGTCCTCGGTTGTTATTACCTGACATCCCTCAAGCCAGGGGGCAAAGGGGAGGGAAAATCTTTCGGTAGCTTTAGCGAAGCGGAGTTGGCCTACAACCTGGACATCGTTGACCTGGGTGCAGAGATCGAAGTACGGATGCATGACCATGATCAGCAAAAGCGTATCAAGACAACCGTGGGACGGATTATCTTTAACAGCATTATGCCCAAAGAAGTTGGTTTCATTAACGAAACAGTAGACAAGACACGTCTGAAGCGGCTTATCGCAGACTGCATCAAACTAGTAGGCAATGTAGATACCGCTATTATGGCTGACAATATCAAGAATTTGGGATTCAGATATGCCACCAAATCAGGTACCACCATCAGTCTTAACGATGTAAAGGTACCGCAAGAAAAAACTCAGGTTCTCCGGGAGGCTGAAAAGGTCATTGCTCAAATAGAAGACCAGCACTATCGGGGACTAATCACTGATGAGGAACGGTATAGCGGCACAGTGGACCAGTGGACACAGGCCACTGAAAAAATCACTGACCTTGTCTCACAATCATTGGATCGCTACGGGGGGGTCTACATGATGGCAACCTCGGGAGCAAAAGGCAACCTCTCTCAGATAAGGCAGATGGCAGGCATGCGCGGCTTGATGACAGATCCTTCGGGTAAGATCATAGAGTTTCCCATCAAGTCCAGCTTCAACGAAGGACTTTCCGTTCTGGAGTACTTTATCTCTACACATGGCGCCCGCAAGGGACTGGCAGATACTGCCTTGAGAACCTCAGATGCGGGCTACCTTACCAGACGCCTTGTAGACATTGTTCAAGATGTCATCATTACTGAGAAGGATTGTGGCACAACTTCTGGTATTTGGTGCACAGAGTCCAAAGACAGTTTCCTGCCTCATCTTTCTGAGCGCATAGTAGGACGCTTGGCCGCAGCCACAGTAACTGACCCCTCTGACGGGAAGGCCATCGTAGATCGAAATGAGGAAATAACCGAGGAGAAGGCAAGGCAGATTGTCTCAGCAGGAATAAGTCAGGTTTACGCCAGGTCGCCACTTAGCTGTCAGTCAAGGGTCGGCATCTGCCAGTCCTGCTATGGTAATGACCTCTCCAAAGGTCACCTGGCAGACGAGGGTACCACAGTCGGCATTATCGCCGCCCAGAGTATTGGAGAGCCAGGAACACAGCTAACACTCCGTACCTTCCACACCGGCGGGGTATTGGGTTTGGATATCACCACCGGATTGCCACGAGTAGAGGAGCTCTTTGAATCAAGAATACCAAAAGGGCAAGCTATCCTTTCCGAAATCGACGGTGTGGCAGAGGTCTTACCCACCGAAGAAGGTTACAAAATAAGGATTACCAACTCTGAGTTATATCGTAACGAATACCCTCTGCCCCCCGGTACAGAACCGCAGGTCAGCGACGGTGAATGGGTAGATGTAGGAACAGTTTTAGCCAAGCAATCCTCAACAGCCTCGGCTGAAGAAGAAGCAGATGTGTCATCACCAGTTCCCCTCCTGTTAGCTCCTGTGAGTGGCAAGGTAAATATTGAAGGCAACAACCTCATCATCAGCTATGAGGAAAAGGAAGAGGAAGAATACATCATTCCTTTTATATCAAATATTAAAATAATAAATGGTTCCCATGTGAAGGCCGGTGACCTCCTTACTGACGGCCACGCTAATCCCCAGGACATCCTGCGTATCAAAGGACGCGAAGCTATGCAGCGATATCTTGTAGACGAAATACAGAAAGTCTATCGCTCTCAAGGAGTTACCATCAATGATAGGCATATCGAGATTATTGGCCGCCGAATGCTACAAAAGGTAAGGGTCGATTCCCCTGGTGATACTGAATTGCTTCCCGGAGACCTGGTAGATCGCTTCGCCTTTGAAGATATCAACGCTAGAGTGGTAGCTGAAGCAGGCGAACCAGCCACAGCTCAGACCGCCCTCTTAGGGATAACAAAGGCTGCCCTCAATTCGGATAGCTGGCTGGCTGCGGCTTCTTTCCAGGAGACCACTCGAGTACTCACAGAGGCAGCCATAAACGGGAAGGTGGATAGACTCCTAGGGCTTAAGGAGAACGTGATTATAGGGAGACTGATCCCCGCTCGCTGTCTCAAACCGGAAGACTTACAGGCCTTACAAGGTCAGCTTACTAAGCAAGAAGAAGTCCTACAGATACAAGAAGAAATGATGAGCAAGCCAGTAGAACTTGAGGGCCAGGCTGAGCCCCAGTTACAGGCTGCTGCCACAGGGGATATTTCAGAGGAATCAAATTAG